TTCCAGCAGATTCAGCCCCCAGGCAGTCCCACAACCGTTTCAGTTGCTGATGAGGAGAGCCTGATGAAGTGAGACTAATGCAGGATGATATCTGTGATAAAGGAATCTTCCCCAGACTTCCTGGGGCTCTCCACCCACCGTGCTGGGAGCTCCCCTCTCCTAACCTGCCTCTGCAGGTGCTCCCACCTCAGTCCTTGCCATGGGCCAGGAAATTCACTATTGCTCCAGTTAATGGAGATATCTGGCTCATTAGAATCAGCCTCATTTCTTATCAGCTCCCTCCTTTTGGTGGATGAGCTTGGAAGCCTTGGAGgctcagggatggagcaggagaaggtTACTGGGCAAGGAAGACTCTTGCTCAGGCATGGATCGACCTGAAAAAGCAGCAACTGTGGGTAAAGGAAATCAGAGCACTCCAGGAcattccctctgcagctgaggtGGCTGAGACCATTTTCCATGCTCCAGGTTGTTATGGGCAGTGCACTCAAAGGCATCCCAGACTATTCCTGCACCTGGCTAACAGCAAAACAGGTGTTTTCCTACGAGACCTGGACAGTGCTGGAGTTTAGTCTGAGGCATGCAGAGTCATCCAGGCATGCACACTCAGTGTCCCACACTCCCAACACAGTAAACAGAAAACGTGCCCCACCATGTCCAAATGCTCTCTGTGATGATGAGCTGTGTTGGTGAGGGTGGGAAGAGCAGGAAGACAAAAAGCCACATCCCCCAGGGAAGAGGCAGAGAGACTTTGTTCCACACAGATCCTGGGTACACTGActtctcccctccccttccccttcacCCAGGAGAAGAATTAGCAGTGAATAAACCTGTCAGTCAGTCAGTCATTAAGAGAGGAGGGCTCTAGTTTGGCAGGGAGGTGTGAGCAGTGCATGCAGAGGTTGGGCCGTGGGCGGTGCCGCTGTGTTTACCTACGTGGCAGGGAACCTGGACTCGGGTTCATTTCAGTTATCCCATGAGACCTGCTCAATAACGGACTGttgaaggaaaaagcaaaataaaacaaaaaaaagaacaaaaaaaaaaacaaaagaagaagcTCATAAATCCCACATGAATTTgcgctggcacagccccagccccccgTCCCACAgtgatgccctggcacagcccctgctccttctcctctccttccccacCAAGCAACACACATGGGCACCACACAGAAAGCGATCTGAGCTGAAGTGGTGAAGGGAAACCCAGCATCAGAGTGGCCCAGCAGGTCTGGGCTGCCCCAAAATGTGCAAAGTCCCTCTCTGTTCACCGGGTGCCCtgagctgaggagctgctgctcacagagcTCCGAGTGTTTCCCCACGTGGGCACCAAGCTCAAAGCATTTTGCCTGCCCTGCAAGGGCCCAACCACTTCAAACATCAGCAAGAGACACCAGGTGAGAGGCAAAGCAGGTTTGCTCATGCTGAGCTTCCTCCCAAGTGCCCTATGTTTAATGCTGTCCCCTGATAAGCATTATTTGCCCTTCCTTATCCCCAGTCCCAGATGATGGAACTGGCTGCCAAGGCGAGCTTGGCACAGCATCACTGGGCTTTGGGACCAACAGCAAGCATGGAAGGACCACAGAAGCACAGGGCCATCTGCACCATGTTAACACACAAGCAAAGTGTGTGTTAAATATGCCCAGGACCCAGACATTGCTGATACacataaagacaaaaaaatcttGCAGTGATGAACACTAAAACTAGAATGATGGGTATATTTCCACCTATATTTCAGCTGAAAAGAAGGAGCAGATACTGGAATAGTCCTCCTGTGAAAGACCAAGGAATAAGGAGAATGTCAGCCTTTTTCCCAACCAGGGAGCAGCATCATGCCTCCATCTGAGGAAGGTCTGGAGTgggccctgcctggctgcccaGTCAGTCCTTTTGCAGTAAAAAGCCATCCAGGCTAGCACTAGTGGCTGGGAAATTCTTAATTTTGTTCCCCTGCCCATTTCTTCCCATTTGGGATCCCCATCAAAGAGAAATGCTGGGCATTCCTCACTCCCATCCCACTGGGCAGGACATCTGAGCTCACCTTTGACCTGATATTCCTTAGTTGCCGGCTAACACTGGATCTGTCTTTCTTCAAGAAATCAGGGTTGCTTTTTGATTTCATAATATCTGGGAAGAAGCAAAAGAAGTGGGATTAGCCTGGTGCCCACTGCCTTCCTGCAaggacagggctgaggctgtgccctcccagcccaggacaGTGCCCCGATGAGCCCAAGGGCAGAGGGGGCTTTTGGGCATCCCTGCATCATGAGGTTTTCCTGATGCAAAACACCAGAAGGCTTTCAAAGCCCATcagctttgggttggaaggccaAGTCCTACACTCAGACCCGTTCCTGCACAAGGGTTTGTACTCCAGGATTCCCTGTTAATTCAGGACACCCAAGACTgcttggagctgctggaggaggacTGACCATATCCCGATAcagtggtgttcacaggggatTTCTCTCCCTGAGCTTCTGTGGCTGCTTTCAGCTGCTCTTTCAACCTGCTGATATCACAGTCTGCCTTGGCCTTCACGATGCTCAGCTCCGTGTAGATGTCTTTGTACTTGTCGCTGGCGTATTTCTTATCCTGGCAAGGGAACAAGAACAACCCCATGGAGCCAGACAGACAGCTGGAGCCCAGGGGTTTGTGGATGCACTCAAGAGGAGCTTGGCAAATGCCGACGGAAGAAGAGCCGGCAGCGGGAGAGAGGcttggccagggcagctcacgcccctggagctgcttccaACAGGGAATGGAGACAGGCAGAGAGCTGAGAGCCAAGGGCCAGCACAgtgcctgcagcccctcagctacAGGGCTCTTAGTGGCTTTTCATTTTAGCCAAGACACAGAATTCAAGCAGAATTCCCAGAAATGGCTTTGGTTTGTCCAGAGCAAACCAGTTCCACCGCTGCGAGGCTGGGCAGATCTCTAACACTGATTGTTTGTGCCAGTTAAATCTGATCTGGTGTGACAGTAAATGGGGAAATCAGGCTGAAAGGGATGTTTTCCCACACTGTCTCCTTTGAGGGGTAAGTCTTAAGTTGATGCATGGAGTGCTTTACTGATGACATCAAAATGGGTATTGAATTACATTCAggggaaaaattaaatatgGTTTCAAATCTAGGTGTAAATGGGCTGAAATCTAAGCACAGACAttcaggagcagagcacagtaGGAGGATTTgcagaaccacccctggcatTACCCTCAGTGCTGTCTGCAGCTCGTCTTTGAGGGAGCTGATCTCCTGCTTCAGGTACTGGATTTCGGATTCTTTCACCCGCAGCAGGACCTGTGGGAACAAAAAGCCAGAATCTTTGCAACTGAGCAGACACAGTGTGACACCTGCTGTACCCAAGGGCTGGAGGCTCAGCCCCATGCCAGCACCACAAAGCCTCTGGTCCACCCATGTTTTGCTTCTCACAAGAAAACTCCTCCTGGTTCTCTTGGGAACTCGCCCAAGCTTGCAGAGCTGACACGCTCCCTGCACACCCCAGTTTCTGTCCCCACTGCTCTGCATGGATTGCATCCCAGGGAcaagcaggggctgcagaaggaAGAGTGAGTGTCTGGCTCAACGTGGTGAGGAGATCAGGACCCCAGAATCTCCTGGCCTGATGCAGCTCATGATAACAGTGCTGACCAGCCACGAGAGCCGACTGGGGGACAGATGGCTGCGACACCTCCCAGCTGTGACATGCTCCAAGGGTGTGACATGCTCCTGGGGTACACAGCACTTGtgcctctctgcagagctcacctCCAGCTCGTAGGCGTCCTTGCCCTGCGTGAGAGGCGACCCAGCAGCCTCTCCCCCGCCCTCCCCGGTCAGCAGGGTCCGCAGTCGCGTGATCTCCGCAGCCAGGCGGTTATTCAGCTcctggggagaggagaggagccgTTGTGGGAAGGGGGAGCAGGGCCACAGCTCAGCACCGAGCCCAGGGTCAGCAGGGCGGGGATCCTCACCTGGTTGTGGGCGTTGAGCTCCTGGTTCTCCCGCTGGCACTGGCGGAGGGCCTGCCTCTCAGCCTCCAGCGCCTGCGCCAGGTGCGCGTTCTCCAAACACTTCTGGGAATACTGCTCCGacagcacctccagctcccGCTGCACCgactgcagctcctccctgcacaACACACGGGGGGGGTAGTGCcctctccacacacacacatccccaTTCTTCCTTCAGCATCCCAGGACAACCCAACAGGGAGCTAAGCACCGAGGATGAGGATTGCATATTCCCTTTGGGGAAAAAACTCAAGTCCAGAGCAAGTAAACTCTTCCCTCTCCTGGCAGAGCCATGCTTGGGCACCAAAGGGGACAGGAGGTCATTCTCTCAGAGATTAAGTGGCAGAACTTTCTCAGGTTTCCAAAAACTGAGCTGAGGTCTACCAAAATCTACCAAAGCCAAGTtcttccttgtgagggtgggcaggccccagcacaggttgtccagagcagctgtggctgccccacctctgaaagtatccaaggccaggttggatggcgCTTGGGGCAACCTTgaatagtggaaggtgtccctgtccatggcaaggggctggaatgagatgagctttgagtcccttccaacccaaaccatcccagtaTTCTAAGTTTGCTGTGGGCACTCAGGACCAGGTGTATTTGCACACCTCCCCAACTTATACAGATGTATCAAGGTTGATAAagctgacaggcagccctgTTCAACTCCCATGGGAGGACAGCCTTGCCATGGAAAGCTCAGAGCTTCCTCCTCACCTTCTAAAcgaccctgctgctgcagctgtgtgaaaagcagcactggctgcccaTCTGCTACTTCTGGGGACCATAAAGGAGCTATTTTGGGTAATGTGGGGACATTGACCTGGAGCCTGAAAGATTATGGGTAACCAGGAGGCTCTGATGGATGCAGAAACAACCCCAAACTGATGGCCAGAATCAAATGGCAGAGAAGGGTTCCCCACACAAGATGTCCCTGGCAGATGGGGACAGAGGACAGGGATGCTCTTACAGGTACTGCCTCCGGAGGGCCTCGATGTCGGCGTTGACGCTGCTGATCTGGGAGCGCTGGGACTTCTCCAGCTcccgctccagctcctcccGGTGCGCGTTCTTCATGGCTTCGATGGCTGCGAGGGGCACACAGGGTCAGCACCCAGCACCCTGCACCCACTGCCAGCTTTttgagtttttgtttgtttcttaaaGGAACAAAATATCCCTGCAAATCTCCCACTGCTTCACGGCCCCTTCAGTCTGTGCCCCAGCTGCAAAGGGGATTCTGCAAATCCTGCTTTTTAACAGATTCCAAATGATTGTTCCCTTCACACATTGTTTCCTGGACTGCGGGACTCCTAGTGCAGAGCCCCTGAACTCCAGTGTTTCAACATTCCCTGGGGCACTGAAGAATTAATTCAGTGTGGAATTGGCAATAATTTAACCACAGGAATGACTAATGCCTTTCGGAGTTGGAATGCAAAACAGATCAGAATGTGTAACAACCAAAGACAGAGGTACCAAGCCTGAAGAAGAACCAGCAGATGGGTACCAAACCTGGATGACCAAGAGATGGACCTCCACCTAAAACATCTTCCTCACAAGcctgtccccatctccctgtgcagcccacCCAGCCCTCACCccacccctgctctgctcctcaatGCAGCCAACaccatccccatgtccccaccacCACGGAGCTGCCCCACCATGGGTTCCCCTGGCACCTGAGATGGTGGCAGCCgtctcctctgccagcaggcGATCCTTCTCCTCCCGCAGCTTCTCCAGCTCCCGCTGGTGCTGCCGCTGCAGGTCCTCGATCTTCTTCTGGTGCGTCTCCTCCATGGCTGCAAAGCCCCTCTCACATGTTGCCTGCAAAGGGAGGAGGGCAAGGGttggcccaggagcacagggccGGTGCCACGGTGCTGGGGAGCCCACCAGGagccacagctcagctccccagGTCCAGCAGGGATCTTCTGCTCCCCCAGCCAAGGAGCACGATGGACCTTGCCAAGGTCAGGGCTTGTCCTGCAGTCGCCTGACCCCTGACAGCTCCAGGGAAAAAGATGCACGGGGGCACACCCAGTTGGGGAATGCAAATGTGTGTCAAAAAAACGATCAAAAAAACCCTTCTGTGCCCCTTCTGCTCTTTTCAATGCCTGGTTCTTTTTCAGTCTCTGGGTGTAAGGAAGATGACGTGACAGCAACAGGATCTTAATTCCCAACCAAGTATTGCTATAAATGCTGCAGGGAAAATTACTTGCTAATTGAATTTCTAGGAAAGAACTCGAGCCAGGACACAGGAGGAGCAATTTGGGGAGTTGGGATTCACCAGGGGTGAGGTCCTGAACTCCTGCCTGGCCCTTCTgttcccagctcagctgccagcCTAAGCACATTGGGATCCTGGATGGACACACGGCTGCAGGACACGGACAGGACCAGCAAAGCCACAGGCAGGCCCAAGCCACGAGGGAAGAAGGGGCACACACTGGGGACAAGGTGCTGAGCCCCATCAGGCAGCTTGGGACACACCTGATGCCAAGCACTGTACAGGGCTTTTCCCTTAATGACACAGGCTGGCTTTATTCCCTGATTTCAGCTGAGCTCCCCTTGACTAACaccagtgttttccactgaaagTGAGAACTGTCACCTCTGGGACACCATGGGAAATTTTAGGGGGACAAATTCACTCACCTAGTGGCAAAAGTGCTCATGACAGTCCAACACCATTGACTCTCACTAACATACACCCCTCAGCATCACCTTCTTGGCTAATGCTCTGTAACCTACACCTAACCCTCATTCCCAATTTTTAgctttggtgggttttttccctcccatttaatttttaatcccGAGGCATTCTTCTCTTTCCCAGCCTTgtctgtttgtttatttgttttttagaCTCCTAACTCAGTGCCAGAACCTGCCTGGACTTGgctgtggcacagagcagccctgcaggattCTTCATTACAcccagaatcatagaatatgctgagttggaagggatccacaaggatcatcaagtccaactcctgaaACACCTCTGATTTTGGAAGAAAAAGGTGCAAACTCTGCCATAGGTCTGGCTGTAGATTCACTATTTAATGTATTGTAAATGCATTGCCATAAATCCACATGTACAAATCAATAcctcatagaatcacagaatggtttgggttggaaggcaccttgAAGTCCATCCTGTTCTACCCTCTGCCacaagcagggacaccttccaccatcccaggttgctccaagccttgAACGTGGTCTTGGAAACTTCCAGGGacggggcagccacagcttcttgGGGCCACCTGTgtcagggcctcaccaccctcacagggaataatttcttcctaatattaaATCTAAATCTACTTTTCCTTCATCTAAaatccattcccccttgtcttgCCACTTCATGCCTTGTCACAAGTTCcttccagctctcttggagcccctCTAAGCACTGGTAAGGGCTCCAAAGTgttcctggagccttctcttctccagttTGAGGAGTTATGCTTGTGCTACTGATGTTACATTCTCCAGGTTCTTAAGAGAAGAATTAAGCACATTCAAGCCTCCAGTTTGGGCAGGTTTCCAATGGCTTGGTTGGCTTTCTGACCACCACTGCTTAATTCCAATGGGATTCAGCAAAACTACTGCTCTCCCCAGGCTAAAACCAGCTTTTGGCTGAAGCTGAGCCACACATCACTCCCAGCTCAAATGTGTGCTGGATCTTGTGGCTGGAAGCAAGCTCTCCCACATTTTTGCTGATTCTTAAGAGCAACTGGTCTGTGAGAGCCTCACTGGTTCAGCCTCTGCATCAGTGCCCTTTTGGCTTCCTGTTCAACCAGGCAGCCTCTCCTGGTGCTGCCAGAGTCCTCTACAGCCCTAAACTCACTTCTGAACTGGGATTGCTCTCCTAAGAAAAGCAAACCaccaaaccttttttttttagatgCTGGATGATCTCAAACCAGTTTTACAGCCAGTCTGACTGCTGGGGCAATTTGAATGGGGGCATTTCATTGCCAGTGGGTTTCTCTGCACCTCACCTGGGTGTTCTGTAACTGTGCACTCTTTGTTGTGTACAGAATTATTGTGTACAACACCAGCATGGTCCTCGCAGCCTCCTGCAGAGGAGCTCTGCTTTGCTACAGAATTTGGCATCTGTTTGCAGCTACTTTCCCTAGGAACATACATTTTGAGAGCATCAAGTTTCCATTTCATCCTGCAATTTTCAAGGCAGCAGAGACAGACTGGAGATTTGATCAGACTGGGAAAGACAGAGCTGAGGAATGCTTTTAAAAGGAAGTCACAAGCAAAACGTAGGAGAAACACCAAGTTCTTCGTGTTGAAGGAGAGTGTGATGTTATTGAGCTACTTTgaaactctctctctctccctttccacACAAAGATCACCTCCAGAAATCCACCTTcccaagccctgagcaatgcaTTTAGAATACCCCAgcatggagaagaaggaaacaCCATGCTTTACAGAGGCCTGGCTAATACCCTGGGGCTTGTTTCAGCACACTGGCTGTTTCAGGGGATGGCTGAAAACCCTGGGACTGCACGTGCCCTCCCACACGctcagcagcagaaggcagaaAGCGTTAAACATATCAAGACCTTTAGGTTTTCAAAGTCTTTCTGGTATTTTTCCCTCAACGTGGAAGCGTTCCCCTCCAGATGTTTGTTCTCCAGCTCATCCCTCATGACGTTCATCTGGGCCTCCAGCTCCTGGATGCGTTCCCTCAGGCCGTGCATGGAGTCGGGGTCGCTGCCGGGGTCCTGCCCGGTGCCACCCCCCTCTCTGgccacccaggtgtccccagagcccggGGCCACCGCGGGGGACGCCTCCGGGTGCTGCCTCTGGTACTCATCGAGGGTCTCTTGCAGGCGCTGCAGGTTCTGGCTGTAGTGCTCCTGCAGCGCCTGCAGCTCCTCGCCATGGATGACCTGCAGCTCCTTGATCTTGGCCTGGAACTTCTCCTCCAGCGTTTGCATCTGCTCCAGGTGATACTGCTCCATGTTCTGCTTGTCGCGGACAACGGCGTCCAGCTGGTTGAGCCCCTCCACCCTCTCGGCCTTCAGGGCATCCTCGGTCCTGTTGAGCTGCTCGATGACGTTCCGGATCTCCTCCTCGTAGCGCCCCTGCAGCTCGCTCAAGCTCTTGCTGTGCTCGTGCCCTTCCTCCTCCAGGAGCCTGCGCTGGCTGTCCAGCTGGGACACCTTTGCCTTGAGGTCAGCGTTCTCCCTCTCCAGCACGGCGATCACCTCGCTGTACTCgccctgctgcttcctgagcAGCTCCTCGTACTCGTCGCGCAGGAGAGACACCGTCTTCACGcgctcctggcacagggcatcCATGCTCTGCAGGGACTCCTTGTAGGACTTCATCTCCCTCTCGTGCTCCAGGCGGACTTTGCAAGCGGCGTAACAAACCTGAGCCTGAACAATGGCATCGTGGACTAACAGAGACGAATACCGCTCCAGGTCTCCCATGCACGAATGGTAGGAAAGACTCTGGGACATCTTCAGGAGCTTCTGACAGTCTCTCATGGCCTCCTCGGGAGGCAGAGAGAGTAAGGCAACAGATATCTCCTTCAGAACACTGGATTTGTCCTTTAGCTGCTGGGCAAGATCTTCCTGAATGGAAACAAGAGCTTCACTACTACGGTCTGGGGCACTGCCAGTCTCCTCCACCTTGGCTAATTCCTGGCACGGCACCATTTGGACACGGCTCCCATCCCAAGAGATCTGGGTTCTTTCCGAAGCATCTTTTTGAATTTCAAGTGCTTCAGAAATCTGGTGCATAACTCCATCAAACTCAGGAGTCCTGTATGCTTTGATGATCTCCTCCAACATGcatttgtgctgctggagagctgTTTTGGTATTATGGAGCTCTTCTTCAATTGCTTTTAACCTCTGATGAAAAGATTCTCTCATTTTCTCTGCAACAAACCCAAGTTCTGCCTTGATCAATGTAGCATCTGCTACAGCACTGAGAAAACATGGGGAAATGCCCAAACTTGTTTCTGTTTTaccctcagcttctccttctCTGGTGCTCAACTGTGCTCTCAGCTCCTCCACCTGGCTCCAAAACTctccttccagcagcagctttttaGACAGGACACTGGCCAAATCATTGGCTGTATGAGAAACACTTGCTGGCTCCAACAAAACCACCTCAGCCGTTCCCTGGATCTCTCTCAGAAGCTGGGCTATCTCAGAGCTTGCATTTTTCAAAGACTCTGCTATTTGGTTGATGAGAGAGGCCTCAAATGCCACCCTCTCAGAAAGCCACCTCAGCTGGCCGGTGTCAAACACATCTGCTTGCTGCTCCTTGGAGATGTGCTCCTCttctcccaaatcccctccttCTGGAGCGAGGCTCTCCGTGGTGAGGCTTTCACTCTGCTGATAGTCTGAGGGGACTGGCACTCCGCTCAAGGCCTGGATTGCATTTGATAAAGTTGTTTCCATGTTAGACAGAGTAACAAGGAACAAATCACCCTCTTTATCCTTGTCTGATTTGGGCAAGGATCTTAGCTGCTCCCTGCACTTCTCTAAGCAAGTCAGCGCTTGATCgtttttcatctggaaacctCCCAGCTCGCTGACGTGACTTTCTATGAGCTTGAACTTTTCCTGCCTCTCGCTCTCCAGCTGTGAGATCAAAGCATTGACTTGGGACAAGCTGGTCTGAAGCTGTTCCCGCAGCTGGGACTCTGTGCTGGCCCACTGATGGTGCAGGGCGATGAGCGTCTCCTGGTTATGGCCGTGCTGGCTTTCGAGCTTCATCGTCACATCTTTGAGCTTCTCCTCTGTAATGTACAGCTTGGTTTCCAGGGAATGGATGATGGAGAGATAAGTCTCAGAATCACTGGTCCCTGATGAGGGGTAAcccagagctggctctgaggaCATGCTTTCTTCAGACAGAGATCTGTCCTGGCTTGTGTCTGAAGAGGTACTGCTTGTCCAGTTTTTCTCTGATCCATCTGGATGGATGTACTTTTGACACTGGATGCTTGAAAAACGGATCCTTTGCCTCTTGGCCCCCATGATTCCTACATCAGGCTTTGCTAAAGCTTTCTGAACCAACTCTTGGTCCTGGAGCTCTACAACTTTAGATGGGGAGCCAAATTCCTCCATTTGCCTCTGACTGGTCTCAAGaacctcatcctcctcctccttcagtGCATAAGTCAGAGCTGGGAGGACATCCTGAGTTTGCCCCAGTTGGGATGGATGACTTTCATCCACCTCAAGACTGGGGCCAAGGTCTTCTGCCTCCTCAGCACATGGACCTGTGCTCGCACTAGCTAATTTCTTTAAAGCCTCCTCCTTGGCCTTTAGCTTTACTTTAGTCTCCTCTAAACTGCTATCTAAAGCAACCACTTTAACCAAAGCCTCACTGAGATCTTGATCTTTCTTCTCCACAATTCTCAAGTGCATTTCCTTAACatgtctcagctcttcttctttctctttcagcacCTCCTGCACCCCCCGGAACTGATCCGACACCTCCTCGAACGACTGCTCCAGATTGTGGTAGTTGGTCTCTTCCATTTTCAACTTTGCTTGTAGCTTTGCAACTTCGTTATCCGACTCAGCCACCTGATTCATGAGCTCGTGGAACCGGCACTTGATCTGATCTCTCTCCCTTTCGAGCTCCTTGATGTGCTCGGCAAGTTTTTGGATGCTGGCCTCCTTCATGgccagctgctcctccagctggTGGACGAGCTCGCTGCCTTCGAACTTGGCGCTCAACTTCTCCTTCTGCAGAATCTCCATTTGCTGCTCACTGTTCTGCAGCTGATTCTCATACTCATTAGCTTTGTCCTCCACCTCCTTCAGGCTCCGTATCAAAACCTGCCTCTCCCTCTCGCAGCTCTCCAGCAAAGCCTCGTAGTtcttctgcagcttctcctccatGAGGACCCGCGCCTGCTCGCTGGCGTTCAGCTGCCCGCTGAGGTCTGCGATCCTGTCCTGGAGCCGCTGCACTTCCTTCTGGtggtccctctgcagagcctgctgCATCTCCAGGTCCCGCAGCTCCTGCGtcttctccagcagcagcgCCTCCGCGCTCTTCAGCTTCTGCTCGCTGGCCTTCAGCTGGGAGCTGAGCGCGGCCTCGCCGTGCTGCcactcctccagctgctccttggCCTTCTCCTTCTCGCTCCTCAGGTCGCTCTTGAGCTTGGCCAGGGTCTGCTCCTTGATGGCGAGCTCGGCCGCCGCGTTACTGAGCCTCGCCTGCAGGCTCTGAATCTCGGCCTCGTGGTGCCGGATCACGTCCTTGGCCTCGGCGTAGCTGCGCTTCAGCGACTGAATCTGCTGATTGATCACCTCTTGACGCTGGCATTGGGCTTCCAGCTCGCTTTGGAGGTCTTGGTTGACTTTGTGAAGCCTCTGCCAGGCACCTGATGGCGAGGCGGCCACCTCGGTCTTAAAAAAATTGATTAAATACTAGATTAGTAACACTCTTGGCTCTCCCTTCTGAGTGTCACACCTCTGGCCAGGCAGGCCGTGGAAAAGTTCCTCACAGCGACTTGGCTGCTACCCACTGCT
This Zonotrichia albicollis isolate bZonAlb1 chromosome 16, bZonAlb1.hap1, whole genome shotgun sequence DNA region includes the following protein-coding sequences:
- the MPRIP gene encoding myosin phosphatase Rho-interacting protein isoform X3: MAAKDNPCRKFQANIFNKSKCQNCFKPRESHLLNDEDLNQAKPIYGGWLLLAPEGTDFDNPVHRSRKWQRRFFILYEHGLLRYALDEMPTTLPQGTINMNQCTDVVDGEGRTGQKFSLCILTPEKEHFIRAENKEIISGWLEMLIVYPRTNKQNQKKKRKVEPPTPQEPGPAKMAVTSSNIPSAEKVPATKSTLWQEEMRGKDQADGGSGIGPAQSPMQGQAGAASSMKDPVLDSKEEESSMNGDRIDCGRKTRVESGYFSLEKTKQDSKLEEQQLPPPPSPPSPSTPNNSCPMHKDSNSRDVGRGAEKSGRPLSFKASRQYTTLADVPKAIRISNREAFQVERKRLERRTRARSPGREEVARLFGNERRRSQVIEKFEALDIENAEHMETSAPGGAALSSETRQGRSEKRVFPRKRDFTCEGAAVGSILDVSASPLSPHRRAKSLDRRSTESSMTPDLLNFKKGWLTKQYEDGQWKKHWFVLTDQSLRYYRDSVAEEAADLDGEIDLSTCYDVTEYPVQRNYGFQIHTKEGEFTLSAMTSGIRRNWIQTIMKHVRPTTAPDVTRKNFSLKLSVLKPSSLPEEKSKTGSSFESGPKPSEKPDAEQAELDTEQKRSRARERRREGRSKTFDWAEFRPIQQALVQERANAADSSSSGSAAFPRDAGAADADPGELERERARRREERRKRFEMIDTVDGAGPEEALRMEVDRILPVPGDIKPQNVHVEIEQRWHQVETTPLREEKQIPITPLHLAHAEDREEGLTKQHLTTLLEKELEQKQKEALELLEQNRHLQDQLKVALGREQSAREGYVLQTEVAASPSGAWQRLHKVNQDLQSELEAQCQRQEVINQQIQSLKRSYAEAKDVIRHHEAEIQSLQARLSNAAAELAIKEQTLAKLKSDLRSEKEKAKEQLEEWQHGEAALSSQLKASEQKLKSAEALLLEKTQELRDLEMQQALQRDHQKEVQRLQDRIADLSGQLNASEQARVLMEEKLQKNYEALLESCERERQVLIRSLKEVEDKANEYENQLQNSEQQMEILQKEKLSAKFEGSELVHQLEEQLAMKEASIQKLAEHIKELERERDQIKCRFHELMNQVAESDNEVAKLQAKLKMEETNYHNLEQSFEEVSDQFRGVQEVLKEKEEELRHVKEMHLRIVEKKDQDLSEALVKVVALDSSLEETKVKLKAKEEALKKLASASTGPCAEEAEDLGPSLEVDESHPSQLGQTQDVLPALTYALKEEEDEVLETSQRQMEEFGSPSKVVELQDQELVQKALAKPDVGIMGAKRQRIRFSSIQCQKYIHPDGSEKNWTSSTSSDTSQDRSLSEESMSSEPALGYPSSGTSDSETYLSIIHSLETKLYITEEKLKDVTMKLESQHGHNQETLIALHHQWASTESQLREQLQTSLSQVNALISQLESERQEKFKLIESHVSELGGFQMKNDQALTCLEKCREQLRSLPKSDKDKEGDLFLVTLSNMETTLSNAIQALSGVPVPSDYQQSESLTTESLAPEGGDLGEEEHISKEQQADVFDTGQLRWLSERVAFEASLINQIAESLKNASSEIAQLLREIQGTAEVVLLEPASVSHTANDLASVLSKKLLLEGEFWSQVEELRAQLSTREGEAEGKTETSLGISPCFLSAVADATLIKAELGFVAEKMRESFHQRLKAIEEELHNTKTALQQHKCMLEEIIKAYRTPEFDGVMHQISEALEIQKDASERTQISWDGSRVQMVPCQELAKVEETGSAPDRSSEALVSIQEDLAQQLKDKSSVLKEISVALLSLPPEEAMRDCQKLLKMSQSLSYHSCMGDLERYSSLLVHDAIVQAQVCYAACKVRLEHEREMKSYKESLQSMDALCQERVKTVSLLRDEYEELLRKQQGEYSEVIAVLERENADLKAKVSQLDSQRRLLEEEGHEHSKSLSELQGRYEEEIRNVIEQLNRTEDALKAERVEGLNQLDAVVRDKQNMEQYHLEQMQTLEEKFQAKIKELQVIHGEELQALQEHYSQNLQRLQETLDEYQRQHPEASPAVAPGSGDTWVAREGGGTGQDPGSDPDSMHGLRERIQELEAQMNVMRDELENKHLEGNASTLREKYQKDFENLKATCERGFAAMEETHQKKIEDLQRQHQRELEKLREEKDRLLAEETAATISAIEAMKNAHREELERELEKSQRSQISSVNADIEALRRQYLEELQSVQRELEVLSEQYSQKCLENAHLAQALEAERQALRQCQRENQELNAHNQELNNRLAAEITRLRTLLTGEGGGEAAGSPLTQGKDAYELEVLLRVKESEIQYLKQEISSLKDELQTALRDKKYASDKYKDIYTELSIVKAKADCDISRLKEQLKAATEAQGEKSPVNTTVSGYDIMKSKSNPDFLKKDRSSVSRQLRNIRSKSLKEGLTVQERLKLFESRDLKKD